In the genome of Variibacter gotjawalensis, one region contains:
- a CDS encoding type II toxin-antitoxin system PemK/MazF family toxin, which yields MKRGEVWTASGGPDYAGKPRPIVIIQDDSFDATSSITICPLTTNTTNAPIFRLLIEPSEQNGLRIASRLMVDKITTVPKSKVGSRLGRLDDEDVLRINRAALVFLGLASSKRSTQ from the coding sequence ATGAAACGTGGGGAAGTTTGGACGGCCTCTGGCGGGCCGGACTACGCGGGAAAACCGCGCCCCATCGTTATCATCCAAGACGATAGCTTCGACGCGACGAGTTCGATCACGATCTGTCCGCTGACAACGAACACAACCAACGCGCCGATCTTCCGACTTCTGATCGAGCCGAGCGAACAGAACGGCTTGCGTATCGCAAGCCGGCTAATGGTCGACAAGATAACGACGGTCCCTAAATCGAAAGTCGGTTCACGGCTCGGACGGCTCGACGACGAAGACGTGCTGCGCATCAATCGCGCAGCACTCGTGTTCCTCGGCCTCGCTTCGTCGAAGCGGTCGACGCAATAG
- the grpE gene encoding nucleotide exchange factor GrpE — protein MTDNGAKAPEPTDPNIEAAAPEAAPEIDPLEQAIKERDDMRDRWMRALAEMENLRRRTEREVADARTYGITGFARDMVGISDNMRRALDAVPAELRASAESGLKALIEGVELTDRELVKSLEKHGVKKIDPKGQKFDPNFHQAMFEMPDPSVPAGMVAQVVQEGFVIGDRVLRPALVGVSKGGPKVAPTAASNDDEAVNTRGQG, from the coding sequence ATGACCGACAACGGCGCCAAAGCGCCTGAGCCGACGGACCCGAACATTGAGGCAGCAGCCCCGGAGGCCGCGCCCGAAATCGATCCGCTCGAGCAAGCCATCAAAGAGCGCGACGACATGCGCGATCGCTGGATGCGTGCGCTCGCCGAAATGGAAAACCTGCGCCGCCGCACCGAGCGTGAGGTCGCGGATGCCCGCACGTACGGAATCACGGGTTTTGCACGCGACATGGTCGGCATTTCCGACAACATGCGCCGCGCGCTCGATGCCGTGCCGGCGGAACTGCGCGCCAGTGCGGAGAGCGGGCTGAAGGCGCTGATCGAGGGCGTCGAGCTCACCGACCGCGAACTCGTGAAGTCGCTTGAGAAGCACGGCGTGAAAAAGATCGATCCGAAGGGCCAGAAGTTCGACCCGAACTTCCACCAAGCGATGTTCGAAATGCCGGATCCGAGTGTGCCGGCCGGAATGGTCGCGCAGGTTGTGCAGGAAGGCTTCGTCATCGGCGATCGCGTGCTGCGTCCTGCCTTGGTTGGCGTGTCGAAGGGCGGTCCGAAAGTGGCTCCGACGGCGGCCTCGAACGACGACGAAGCAGTGAATACGCGCGGGCAGGGCTGA
- the hrcA gene encoding heat-inducible transcriptional repressor HrcA: MAQDRPIGMQDIGLAQLSERSRDIFRQVVESYLATGEPVGSRNLSRLIATPLSPASVRNVMSDLEALGLIYAPHTSAGRLPTEVGLRFFVDALMEVGNVGEADRRSMEERVAGSGRTLESVLHEATGMLSGLTRAAGVVLTAKANARLKHIEFVRLEPERALVVLVAEDGQVENRIVAIPAGLPTSSLIEATNFLNASIRGRTISEARAELDRALEKSRAELDQLTQKVISEGLASWSGGAHDERRLIVRGHANLLDDLKALEDLERVRLLFDDLETKRGVTDLLGRAEQAEGVRIFIGSENKLFSLSGSSTIVAPYRDNSGRIVGVIGVIGPTRLNYARIIPMVDYTSRLVSRVIGG, encoded by the coding sequence TTGGCGCAAGACAGACCCATCGGCATGCAGGACATCGGGCTCGCGCAGCTCTCCGAGCGCTCGCGCGACATTTTTCGCCAAGTTGTCGAGAGCTATCTCGCGACCGGCGAGCCGGTGGGATCGCGCAATCTTTCGCGACTGATCGCGACGCCGTTGTCGCCCGCTTCGGTCCGCAACGTGATGTCGGACCTCGAAGCGCTCGGCCTGATCTATGCGCCGCATACATCGGCAGGACGTTTGCCGACCGAGGTAGGCTTACGCTTCTTCGTCGATGCGCTGATGGAAGTCGGCAATGTGGGTGAAGCCGATCGCCGCTCGATGGAGGAGCGCGTCGCCGGCAGCGGCCGCACGCTTGAATCCGTATTGCACGAAGCGACCGGGATGCTGTCGGGCCTCACACGCGCCGCCGGCGTGGTGCTCACCGCGAAAGCGAATGCACGGCTCAAGCATATCGAGTTCGTGCGGCTCGAACCCGAGCGTGCGCTGGTCGTGCTGGTTGCCGAGGACGGGCAAGTCGAAAACCGAATCGTTGCGATTCCGGCGGGGCTACCGACGTCCTCGCTCATCGAAGCAACGAATTTTCTCAACGCGAGCATTCGGGGCCGCACGATCAGCGAAGCGCGCGCCGAACTCGATCGCGCGCTGGAGAAGAGCCGCGCCGAGCTCGATCAGCTGACCCAGAAGGTGATCTCCGAAGGGCTCGCGAGCTGGTCCGGCGGCGCGCATGACGAGCGGCGTTTGATCGTGCGCGGGCATGCGAATCTGCTCGACGATCTCAAAGCGCTGGAAGACCTCGAACGCGTCCGCCTGTTGTTCGATGACCTCGAAACCAAGCGCGGCGTGACCGATTTGCTCGGCCGGGCCGAGCAAGCCGAGGGCGTGCGCATTTTTATCGGTTCGGAGAATAAGCTGTTCTCGCTGTCCGGCTCGTCGACGATTGTCGCGCCATATCGCGACAATTCGGGACGTATTGTCGGGGTCATCGGGGTGATTGGGCCGACACGGCTCAATTATGCGCGCATCATCCCGATGGTCGATTATACCTCCCGGTTGGTGAGCCGTGTGATCGGCGGTTAG